gctggtgagacttggaagtgttctccttgtgCGGTGAGGATGGTGCATTGATCAGGACTGATCCCAGCATGACATTTAtctacagaacatttccaaatagattataAAGGGAGAacagcaagtcaggggctgcataaaagggaaaatcctgattttataatctactgctcaGGTTTGCCTGGATGCAAAATTGAACATTGATATTCATATCTATGCTCTGGTTGagtacaataaaaacaatttctctcatttctgaataaaccaggcaaagaaagaaatcagcacagGGTCCCTTACAGGCAGCatcagtgttgcttttccaacctcctcagggttgctctgactttgccatcagagcctgcagaggcagagctggccctggcagtgccctgtgctgggaggggtctgcagggcagagctgagcccccagggctgggctgggctctggcagcactggcagggcccagccctgggcacagggaagcagcagctggcagggagagctccaggcagcagagccctgggcaggcagtggggggaaagtgacaccaagctgggctgggatatttcaagtcCTCCCAAAATTgaactattccatgatttctttttattttacaggtcCCCACGCCAAGACAcagcaaatgtccaacagcagctccatcaggcacttcctcctgctggcattggcagacacgcggcagctgcagctcctgcacttctgcctcttcctgggcatctccctggctgccctcctggccaacggcctcatcatcagcgccgtagcctgcggccaccacctgcacacccccatgttcttcttcctgctcaacctggccctcactgacctgggctccatctgcaccactgtccccaaagccatgcacaattccctctggaacaccaacaacatctcctactctgcatgtgctgctcagctgtttttctttgtgttcttcatctcagcagagctgtccctcctgaccatcatgtgctacgaccgctacgtgtccatctgcaaacccctgcactacgggaccctcctgggcagcagagcttgtgcccacatggcagcagctgcctgggccagtgcctttctctattccctgctgcacacagccaatacattttccctgcccctgtgccatggcaatgccctgggccagttcttctgtgaaatcccacagatcctcaaactctcctgctcacactcctacctcaggaAACTTGGGCTTCTTGGTCTCAGTGGCTGTTTagcttttggttgttttgtgttcattgttttctcctatgtgcagatcttcagggctgtgctgaggatcccctctgagcatggaaggcacaaagccttttccacctgtctccctcacctggctgtggtgtCTCTGTTTATCACCACTGGCACATTTagctacctgaagcccccctccatctcctccccatccctggatctggccctgtcagttctgtactcagtgatgcctccagccctgaaccccctcatctacagcctgaggaacgAGGAGCTCAAGGATGCCCTGAGGAAACTGATGATTGGATcaattcagaaataataaacTATCTCTCTTGTACTGCTGAGCATTACAAGCTTAgccttttaaatgcattttcccaaatttttgttGGTctgttttctgattatttttctacTATTGCAGTGTCATTTGTAAAAtcctgtattatttctcttagCATAAATGCATTAATATCTCCCTTTTgtattgaaataaaaagactTTCAGAAAGTTTGTTCCCTTGGCATTTAAATGTATATAAGTTATTTCCCTGACTTGTATGTTCAGGATGCTTCCTGAGCCATTCTTGGTCTCTGCAGGGGCAGTTCTtgtgagcagaggtggaggtTTGAAGTGACAGAGAGGGAGGCCAGAGGGACATCAGTAAAGCTCTGGGAGCTCCCAGggtcagagggagctggggaaatggggcgtTGGAAAAGTCTGCCAGGGAACCAGCACAGGTCTGTGTTAGGGTAGGAGAGCTGCAGTGGGGGTGACCAAATCCTTGGGGGGCTGGGACcacccctggcagcagcaatgAGATTTgtgtgccctggctgtgcctgctgtcccTCCCAATGAGGCCCATGAGAAGACACCAgttcctcccagccccagggctcgTGGCCTCCTCCCCAACCCCAGAGAGCTTTGgagggctcctgctgctctcctgccctcacCATTCCCACCCCACATCCCACTGCTCAGGACAGCCACGAGCATCCTGTGAGGCCActgctccccattcccaggggatGGGCTCAGGGCTTGTCTGTCCTGCCTGGCACAGACCAGGCAGGGCTTTCACAGCCAAATTCCACACTCCATTTCCACCTGGACCCACTGGTGCCTCTGAGTTCTGCTTCCCCAACCCGGGGATGCTCTCCTTGTCTGCCCATTCCCCCTTGGtctcagggcagggatggcctCAGTTGGGGGCTGCTGACATCCTCAGCAacctggaggctgctgctgagttTTACTGGTCCAGAGGCTTGTTCAGCCTTCAGCTCTTCAGTTCAGGAATTCAGTGCCCCAGAGCTCATGAGCATTCAGAAAACCTTAAAAAGCCATGACTCTGAGAAAAAGTTATGTGCTCTACTCTTCTGTCATTAATTTGATCAATTTGAGAAGTCTGTTCAAATTGGATGCACTATGTTAATAGTACAAGTGAAAAGATTTCTGTATTGGGCCCTGTTTATCTTTTTCCTGTATGTGGAAGGATATGAGCAATGTCCAATTGATATTGAACTTCCTCATGCACTCTATCAGATATGAAAATCaagaccctttatggctgacaatcaatcacactctgtccctacccccaccccaccatttccctcatccaagccctggcactcagagcagcccagtgcaaatctgagcttcctccagtccaggctgtgcctgcagctttcagctccttggcaccaagtcccagctgctttccttggagaaggagctgccccagacacagagggatgttcatttggggtcagcaaacagaagccaaggcaggcccagctccatggcaaacacaagtgcagcccaaggagtgctgggcaatggagccacatgcaggggtgtccccagggctcaggactggggccagggcagttcaatgtgttccttgctgatctgcaccaggccatggagggcaccctgagtcagtgtccaggggagcccaagctggctgggagtgtggctgtgctgcagggcagcaagctctgcacagggatctggccaggctggagccatgggcccaggacaattggatgagcttcagcaaggccaagggccggctcctgccctgggctcacaaccaccccaaatccctggccgtgccctgcccctgatccccacagcctgtcctgtttccttcatcccggcattgccagggactttgtgggacaagggagctctgctgtgcctgtggagggaggtgcaagagccaccagtgcagtgggcaccacagctcatcaggtttgtgtcctttgggagtcaggaactgctgagactcagagggACAGACAGTTTCTCTTCATGGCCAACATAAGAAATGCAACAATGATATAGTTTAATAAGAATCCAATTTCTTCCCTCTGGTCTGTGCAATGTCAAAGCAGTGTCTGATGTGTCCACCGTGCACAAGGGATTTCCATAGAGGAACAGTTTTAGACAAAGCCATTAGAAGAGGGTGATATCATGACAATTGAAACAGAACTAAGACTGATTTGAAATTATCAGGAAAcaactggagaaggaaatctgggagcaatgggaaggCCATAGAACCATCTGGTCTAGTGAAGAGGTGTCCTTAGACATGACCATTTAAACAAGAGATGTGGAAACacccaaatggagagggacatgaaataatagacagcatagtggtaacacaggtagaggggaagaACAGGATTTATTCTCCTGCCATCAGTACACATCCAGAAAATTTCTCACCTGGTGGGAAATCTTGGGTGTTTCTTAAAGTACTCAAATGCCCCAGCTAGTGAGATGTGCTCGTGCACCTTACAAGCGTCAGGTTCCCTACAGCCCCAGAGGGTTCCTGTCCCATAAACATCTGCtctggcccattccaaaatcAGGAGCAGCATTGTCCTGGGAGCATCAGGGAACTGAGGTTGGGTGAGATCTCAGTAATTCTGACTCCCAAGCTGTCAGAAATTGGGTCAGGTCAAGTGGTTCGAGATTTGGTTTGAATCAGGAAATCTCAAAAGACAGTGACAGAGCATCATTtcagaacctgtctgagcccatgggaacaaaggttttccacatgtcctgtctgatctcccctctttccccctttccacccattgtcttttgtctccccccaggccccccggtgaagatcctggctctgtgttctccatcagctcctggctggcactgccaggctgggatgaggagcccctcagccttccctgctccgggctggacaagcccagctccctcagcctctgctcacagccaaagggctccagccccaccttggaggcccttccctcaccctgctccagctgccagacatctttcctgccctgggcaacccaaaccaggccccagtgccctggataatccacgtccttgatgtcctggtcccacagccctggccccTTGTCCCCGTGTCAGGCTCTGGGGTTGATTTGTGGAACATCCTTGGGGAGGCAGCAGCGCTGGGGCAGGGGGGACCCAGGGGGACagaggaccctgctctgcatgagcagcagggaagaCTTCCCTGGGGGGGATAATTTGAGTGGGGGCCGTGGCAGAGTGACCAACCCAGTGAcctcacacagccctgctgggttgTCATAGACTGTTCTGTGATGTGACAGCCTTCTATGAGGGGATTCTTCAGACCACTGAACAAGGAAAACTGGTATCAAAATTTGGAAGATGACCAAAGGACTAAAACGAGCATGCACATAGAGTCAAGGAGAAAAGTTCACTGAGAGGGAGACTATTTACTTCATCCCAAAGACCCTCAGACAACCACCAGAACAACCAGCAACGAGCAGTGTGCAGTCACAAAGAGACATGGAGCTAATTTTAATACTAAGCAGGGACAAGTGGGGTTAGGAAACAAATATGTATTAGGTGCATTGTGCAACCACAGtttcaggagaataaaaagagaggtaCAGGTCACTGAAGGTGTGAgtgtttttggaggagctatccACCATGCACGTCAGCACTGAATAAATACATGCCTGCTCTTATAACTTATTTTTTGTGGGTTATAGAGAGTTTCTCCATGCTTCATATTGGCGAGCCAGCCAGGAGATCTGTGTCTGGCTCCAGGACCAGTGAAGGAACAGATTCTCTGGTGCATCCCAGGATCTTCCCTGGAGGGAACCTGAACCTTGTCTCGCTCACTGTGGGGACAGACAATGATCTGCTGGCATTGCAGATAAAATGGCATGTATTAAATATCAATAACAGGGCTGCTGGTAAGTTGTACAGAGACATCTGAAGTACAACACTGTCATGGTGGGTTTCTAGCAGCCAAACAAGG
This region of Cinclus cinclus unplaced genomic scaffold, bCinCin1.1 SCAFFOLD_32, whole genome shotgun sequence genomic DNA includes:
- the LOC134057310 gene encoding olfactory receptor 14J1-like, with protein sequence MSNSSSIRHFLLLALADTRQLQLLHFCLFLGISLAALLANGLIISAVACGHHLHTPMFFFLLNLALTDLGSICTTVPKAMHNSLWNTNNISYSACAAQLFFFVFFISAELSLLTIMCYDRYVSICKPLHYGTLLGSRACAHMAAAAWASAFLYSLLHTANTFSLPLCHGNALGQFFCEIPQILKLSCSHSYLRKLGLLGLSGCLAFGCFVFIVFSYVQIFRAVLRIPSEHGRHKAFSTCLPHLAVVSLFITTGTFSYLKPPSISSPSLDLALSVLYSVMPPALNPLIYSLRNEELKDALRKLMIGSIQK